A region of the Phoenix dactylifera cultivar Barhee BC4 chromosome 10, palm_55x_up_171113_PBpolish2nd_filt_p, whole genome shotgun sequence genome:
aaaacaatgacaAATATCTCTTGACGAGCGACAAGTTTCTCGCCCCAGAAACGCCCCAGAAACTTTTCCACCAGGTGTAACAAGACCAAGTTGGCTCACATTCACATTAAATTCCACAGTGAACATCTATCATGTCTTTGAAAATCACAATTAAAAAATAGATTATAAAGGAAGCCACCGTCCACAACATTCTAATAATTCTCTGACTATCTAACTGAGAGGGTGGAAGCCTAAATCCTGCTGCCCACCAGTTATATCCTGTTCAGAAAAGCAGCCAACAAGTAAAAAGGGTGCATCTAATTACCTCACTGATAGTTCCCTTTGTTACAGCACCAAGAGATGTGTACATTGGAccgtttggatttttctttatcCCAATTATGCCCGGATTGAAGGTGCATTTAAGTTCAGGATGTGTCACATTAGCTTTCGTAAACTTCAATCCCATTGGACGGATAAAACGCTCATATTTTTTGGTGGTTTTCTTGTAAACTCTGGTCCTACACGTGACTTTGGTGACCATTCTCTTCCACTGCTTAGCTGAATATCGAAACCTTCTCATTATGGTGAGGCATATCTTCAGCTTATATTAGACAAAGATtataaatcagcattttgaaagggaattaattttcTATCACTATTGCTTTTACATCATTATTTGAATAAGCTACCAAAAGGGTTTTAACAGAAAAGAACAGGAAATCTAAAAGGCAGATCAACTTCATGGAATTTCAATATAAGACCCCATCATGTTGTGCAAGACAGAATCATTGGAAGGAAACGTCATCTTTGAGGATTCCACCATCAGCATAGAGTTCAGGTTGTTCGGTTATTTATCCCATTGACACTGGCAAATCTATCTATTTCAAATCAGATCTGCACTACAAGGAACCAGTAattccaaaaaacaaaaaatatatggCATCGACATTTCATAGTGCATAAAAGAAGGGTTAAAGGCATCAACCAGGCTTTGCTTGGAGAACACTAACAAGGGCTTGAAAGGACTAATTTAGTGTCATTTCAGTACTTATTTGTGGGGGTCATGAGTGcaatttctcttcttttttttactttttgagGGGGGGTTGATGTAAAGATG
Encoded here:
- the LOC103703145 gene encoding ribosome biogenesis protein NSA2 homolog isoform X3, whose protein sequence is MRELFLHIFWIVTLRHAQRFLATLLSKRGRKRLASGRSHFQRSGLWLKMRCLKLLVLASTKLKICLTIMRRFRYSAKQWKRMVTKVTCRTRVYKKTTKKYERFIRPMGLKFTKANVTHPELKCTFNPGIIGIKKNPNGPMYTSLGAVTKGTISET
- the LOC103703145 gene encoding ribosome biogenesis protein NSA2 homolog isoform X1, with the translated sequence MRELFLHIFWIVTLRHAQRFLATLLSKRGRKRLASGRSHFQRSGLWLKMRCLKLLVLASTKLKICLTIMRRFRYSAKQWKRMVTKVTCRTRVYKKTTKKYERFIRPMGLKFTKANVTHPELKCTFNPGIIGIKKNPNGPMYTSLGAVTKGTISEVIRCTLFTCWLLF